From Caldicellulosiruptor hydrothermalis 108, a single genomic window includes:
- a CDS encoding segregation and condensation protein A encodes MNFEVKLPNFEGPLDLLLYFIKKEKINIYDIPISEITSQYLAYLNHLDTINVDSVSEFMVMAATLLEIKSRMLLPKAQEDQDPRQELVERLREYQKYKQVAIYLKENFPYRECYRKTNQGYLLLKENKKELITQLDIRKLCRAYLAAVQKNEDFLKESVQKLQEITRRQPISILKVVKQVFEYIKQKGVLYFSNLIKGISKEEIIYRFLAILELCKLGHIFAHQDKMFDDIKILKR; translated from the coding sequence ATGAACTTTGAGGTTAAACTTCCCAACTTTGAAGGGCCACTTGACCTGTTGCTTTACTTCATAAAAAAAGAGAAGATAAACATATATGATATTCCAATATCCGAGATTACAAGCCAGTATCTGGCATATCTTAACCATTTAGATACAATCAACGTGGATTCTGTTTCTGAGTTTATGGTAATGGCAGCAACACTTTTAGAGATAAAATCAAGGATGCTTTTGCCCAAAGCCCAGGAAGACCAAGACCCACGCCAAGAACTTGTGGAAAGACTGAGAGAATATCAGAAATACAAACAGGTAGCCATTTACTTAAAAGAAAATTTTCCTTACAGGGAATGCTATAGAAAGACAAACCAGGGTTATCTGCTTTTAAAAGAAAATAAAAAAGAGCTTATAACCCAGCTTGATATTAGAAAGCTTTGCAGAGCATATTTGGCTGCTGTCCAGAAAAATGAGGATTTTTTAAAAGAAAGCGTTCAAAAACTTCAGGAGATTACCAGAAGGCAGCCTATATCTATTTTGAAGGTTGTGAAACAGGTATTTGAATATATTAAACAAAAAGGGGTTTTGTATTTTAGCAACCTCATTAAAGGAATTTCAAAGGAAGAGATTATCTACAGATTTTTGGCTATTTTGGAACTTTGCAAGCTTGGTCATATCTTTGCTCATCAGGATAAAATGTTTGACGATATAAAGATTTTAAAGAGGTAA
- the trpS gene encoding tryptophan--tRNA ligase, which yields MRRVLSGTRPTGILHLGNYFGAIESWVKLQDEYECFFFVADWHALTTGYEDTSNLREYTKQVVIDLLACGLDPKKCTIFVQSHVPQHAELHLLFSMITPLSWLYRCPTYKDQMRELKERNIATYGFLGYPCLQAADILIYKAELVPVGEDQLPHLELTREIARRFNFLYGQTFPEPQAILNTVKVLVGTDGRKMSKSYGNTIALSEDLESVRKKVMNMVTDPARIRKNDPGHPEVCTVFAYHQIFSPEIVSETEEDCRQGKIGCVECKKRLFENISRFLEPIQARRRELENDLDYVLGVISEGARKAREIASRTLQEAKDRAGLL from the coding sequence ATGAGACGAGTTTTATCTGGTACAAGACCAACGGGTATCTTGCATCTTGGCAACTATTTTGGTGCAATAGAGAGCTGGGTAAAACTTCAGGATGAATATGAATGTTTCTTTTTTGTTGCAGATTGGCACGCGCTTACAACAGGATATGAAGATACTTCGAATTTAAGAGAATATACAAAACAGGTTGTGATAGACCTTTTGGCATGCGGTCTTGACCCGAAAAAGTGTACAATATTTGTGCAGTCGCATGTTCCACAGCATGCTGAGCTTCATCTTTTGTTTTCTATGATAACTCCTCTTTCTTGGCTTTATAGGTGTCCAACTTACAAGGACCAGATGAGAGAGTTAAAAGAAAGAAACATAGCAACATATGGGTTTTTAGGATATCCATGTCTTCAGGCAGCTGATATATTGATATACAAAGCAGAGCTTGTACCAGTTGGTGAGGACCAGCTTCCGCACTTGGAGCTGACACGAGAGATTGCAAGAAGGTTTAACTTTTTATATGGCCAGACTTTTCCAGAACCACAAGCAATTCTTAACACTGTAAAGGTGCTTGTTGGGACAGACGGACGCAAGATGAGCAAGAGCTACGGAAATACAATCGCGCTTTCTGAAGACTTGGAAAGTGTAAGAAAAAAGGTAATGAATATGGTGACAGACCCTGCAAGGATTCGCAAGAACGACCCTGGACATCCTGAAGTGTGTACGGTCTTTGCGTACCATCAGATATTCAGCCCAGAGATTGTATCAGAGACAGAAGAAGACTGCAGGCAGGGTAAAATAGGTTGTGTTGAGTGTAAAAAGAGGTTATTTGAAAATATTTCAAGGTTTTTAGAACCAATTCAAGCAAGAAGAAGAGAGCTTGAAAATGACCTTGACTATGTTTTAGGAGTTATCAGTGAAGGTGCAAGAAAGGCAAGAGAAATAGCATCAAGAACATTACAAGAAGCAAAGGACAGGGCAGGTCTGTTATGA